GTGTCAGCCGGCGTTGTCTCGGTAGGGCAGGTACTGCGCCGACCACTGGTTGCCGTCCGGGTCGGTGAAGTAGACGAAGTGACCCCACGGCTGGACGTCGACCTCACTGGCCTCGACACCCGCGGCGAGCAGCTGTTCACGGGCGGCGTCGATGTCGGTGACGCAGATGATGAGCGGGCCGGTGGTCCCGGGCGCTCGATCCGTGATGCCCTTGCCGAACGCGATCGAGCAGTTCGACCCGGGCGGGGTCATCTGGACGAAGCGGATCTCGTCACTCACGGTGTGGTCGTGATCGGGGTTGAATCCGATCGACTCGTAGAACGCCTTGGTGCGATCGACGTCTGTGACGGGCAGGGTGACGACTTCGAGCGTCCAGTTCACGGTTCCTCCTGATGTCGTGGCTTTCGGTCTGAGACTCACGATCCCAGGTATCGAGGACGATTCCGGTCCGCATTTCACGGCATTCCGGAGACGGTGTCGAACGATCGACCCCCTCGCAGTCCCGGTGATACTTCGCGTCCCGCTGACGGGCGTCGAAGGGCACTGTGCCCCCGGTGGATGCTCAGGGGGACGCGAGGTGGGCGCGGCGGGGGTCGTTGCCACGACGAATGCGGTGCCGGTCGGGGCGGGTGACCGCGCGGATGTCTTCGAGTACCTGATCCCAGCCGTAGAGCACGTCGTCGTAGGTCAGGCGCATCGTGATCCACCGGTCGATGGTCGTCATCCGGTCCCGCCGTCGGTCATTCCGGAAGGCGTTCTCGTCGGAATGGTAGGACCGGCCATCGCACTCGATGAGCAGCGCCCCGGTCCGCAGATCGGCGTGTTCGCGGCCACCGATCGACGGCTGGACGTCGACACGAAAACCCGCTGCCCGCAGTCGAAGCCGGGCTATCGATTCGGTGCCGGACTGCGAGCGCTCGTCGCACCTGGCGAACATCGCTGCCACGGTCTTGGACACGATTCCCATCTGGGCCTGTATGTCGGGGACGGTCCATTCGGTGGTGTTGAGCACCGAGTCGACCACCGCGATCCATTCCTCGGCACCCAGGCACCGGGCAGCACAGTTGAGCGCTGTCGGGATCGCATCGACCGCCGTCGTCACCGGCAGTGGGCGTCCGAAGCCCTGGCACCACCGGAACGGTCCTGTGGGCCGAGCGGCGGATTTCATGTGTTTGCTGCGCCGAACATGCGTCTCACTGTGCCCGGGTGGAATCCAGATCCCGGGGCTTCCATGCGCCTGATGGAACCGCAGCGCACTGACACACGAGAGTGCTCCACCGGCAGTCACCGCGGATACGACCCGCGAGTCGGCGCCAGGTGATCGGACCCAGCCGCGGGTGACGGAGATGAGAGTGCCGGCTCGGCGTGCCTGTGCGATGTCATCTCGCGACCAGTCCATCGCCGTCAATTCCGCGAGCGTGAAAACGCCTGATTCGGTGCCCATACCGGTTTGGACGCACCAGGCTGCCGCCGGGTTTCACGATTCGTGCGGCAGGCGATGCGCCCGATCAGGTTTGGTGTCCCCGTGGTTGTCATCCGAGGGCACTGTGCCCTCGGTGTGCCGTCAGGGGGATGCGAGCACGATTACGAACTCGCCGAGAACCGCACCGCCGCCTGCACCTGAGCGGCAACAGCGCGTCCGACGCCGAGCGGCCAGCGGTACATGACGTATTCGGCGGCCTGGTCGACGCTCAGTTGCCGGCTCGAGTTGCCTGCGCGCACCCAGAATTCGGGTACGGCGTTGTTCTTCGTGCCGCGCAGATAGACCGGGCGGGGCGACGGGGTGCACTCCACCCGGCACACGAGGACCTCGGCCGGACCCTCGGAGTCGGCGCCCCCGGAGGGGCGCGGAACCTTCTCGAAGGAGATGCCCACCTCGGCGGCGGTGCTCTGACCGAGCATCGTGGTGAGGAGGTCGCGCAGCCACAGTTCGAACCGGTCGGCGTCGGGCTGGCGGAGCAGGGTGAAATCGGCGTCGAGACCCAGGGGAGTGCCGTCGTCGTCGACGCCGATCAGCAGGTTCCCGCCGTCGGAGTTGAGGAATGCGGCCACCGTTTTGACGATCACCGCCTCGAGTGCGGGATCGCGTTGCTTGGTGCGCAGGTTCATGCGGGCGGTCGACTTGAACTCGACCCGTTCGGATTCGCCGGACTCCAGGAGTTCGGCGACCGAGATGTCGGTAGGGGTCTGCAGCCGCGCCGCGATCAACGCGTAGGCGCCGACCGCGACGATCGAACTGACAAGTCCGAGCACGATGGTCATCGCGCTCCAGATGTCCATGCGGTGGTCGACGGCGCCGGCGATGAACAGGCCGACGGCGGTGCCGACGATCGAGAGCACCATGCAGGTGGTCGTGTTCAGCCGTGCCCGTCGACGCAGCAGCCACTTCGCGACGGAACCGAAGAGCCAGGCCACGATCAGGACCAGCACCAGCGCGGTCGCCGTCGCCCACACCGGTATGGCGAACTCCAGGGCTCCGATGTTGCCGCGATCGGGGTCGGCCAGCTTGCTCAGGTCGGTTCGCACTCGGACAGTCTAGAAAGGGCGAAACCCCGGCCGCGATGCGCGACCGGGATTTCTCGGGGGGCGTCAGACCGCGTCGCCGTCGTCGATGCTGCCGAAGTCGCCGACCTCGACATTGCCCTCGTCGTCGACGGCGGTGTCGAAGGTGCCGTCGCCATCGGTGTCGGCGACCGCGAGGTCGGTGTACCCGTCCCCGTCGGTGTCGGCCTCGATGACGTCGATCTCGCCGTCGGAGTCGGTGTCGTAGGCGATGGAGTCGGCCTGGCCGTCGCCGTCGGTGTCGAGGACGGCATCGGTGACGCCGTCGCCGTCCACGTCGGTCAGGGCGGCGTCGGTGCTGCCGTCACCGTCGGTGTCGACGAGTACTGCGTCTGCGGGGATCTCGCTCATGATGTTTCCTTCCAGGGAATGCTGTGGGTGGTGGTTTTTCGTGCTCTGGTTACTTGGAGACGAACTCGGCGGTGTTTGTTCCCTGGGTGGAGTCGATCATCCGATGAGATGACCTGGCCCGCCGATGAGCACGAGGATGAGCGTAATCCCGCACCAGGTGGCCCACCCATAATTCAACCGGCTGAAACATGGCGCGGCAGAAAGTGATTCGTTAACAGTAGGCAATGACCACTAGCGCAGATCTGCGAGCAGCTCGGAGAGGATGGACCGTGCCCGTGAGATGCGGCTGCGCACGGTCTGCAGGCCGATGCCCTGTGCCGCGGCGATCTCGGAGTAGCTCAGCTCGCCGTAGACCCGCAGCACGAAGGTGGCCCGGTAGGCGTCCGGGACCTGCGACAACGCCTCCTGGATGCGATCGGACACGACGACCTGCTGTGCGACGTCGAGCGAGCTCATCGGGTCGTGGTCGTCGATGTCGTCGGCGTCGGATCGTTTGCGGATGCGCGCGAGCGCCGCGTTCGACCCGATCCGGTACAGCCACGTCGACAAC
The sequence above is drawn from the Gordonia rubripertincta genome and encodes:
- a CDS encoding VOC family protein: MNWTLEVVTLPVTDVDRTKAFYESIGFNPDHDHTVSDEIRFVQMTPPGSNCSIAFGKGITDRAPGTTGPLIICVTDIDAAREQLLAAGVEASEVDVQPWGHFVYFTDPDGNQWSAQYLPYRDNAG
- a CDS encoding endonuclease domain-containing protein, whose amino-acid sequence is MGTESGVFTLAELTAMDWSRDDIAQARRAGTLISVTRGWVRSPGADSRVVSAVTAGGALSCVSALRFHQAHGSPGIWIPPGHSETHVRRSKHMKSAARPTGPFRWCQGFGRPLPVTTAVDAIPTALNCAARCLGAEEWIAVVDSVLNTTEWTVPDIQAQMGIVSKTVAAMFARCDERSQSGTESIARLRLRAAGFRVDVQPSIGGREHADLRTGALLIECDGRSYHSDENAFRNDRRRDRMTTIDRWITMRLTYDDVLYGWDQVLEDIRAVTRPDRHRIRRGNDPRRAHLASP
- a CDS encoding helix-turn-helix domain-containing protein; the protein is MRTDLSKLADPDRGNIGALEFAIPVWATATALVLVLIVAWLFGSVAKWLLRRRARLNTTTCMVLSIVGTAVGLFIAGAVDHRMDIWSAMTIVLGLVSSIVAVGAYALIAARLQTPTDISVAELLESGESERVEFKSTARMNLRTKQRDPALEAVIVKTVAAFLNSDGGNLLIGVDDDGTPLGLDADFTLLRQPDADRFELWLRDLLTTMLGQSTAAEVGISFEKVPRPSGGADSEGPAEVLVCRVECTPSPRPVYLRGTKNNAVPEFWVRAGNSSRQLSVDQAAEYVMYRWPLGVGRAVAAQVQAAVRFSASS
- a CDS encoding RNA polymerase sigma factor gives rise to the protein MDTSEVYSLIDESDSGADLLERARSGDQQAFAMCVEQHRDRLWAICLRITGNQHDAEDALQDALVAAWRAIGNFRGDAQLSTWLYRIGSNAALARIRKRSDADDIDDHDPMSSLDVAQQVVVSDRIQEALSQVPDAYRATFVLRVYGELSYSEIAAAQGIGLQTVRSRISRARSILSELLADLR